The Anas platyrhynchos isolate ZD024472 breed Pekin duck chromosome Z, IASCAAS_PekinDuck_T2T, whole genome shotgun sequence genome includes a window with the following:
- the TJP2 gene encoding tight junction protein 2 isoform X4, translating into MGATQGSAGREPRGPAAGEEQAPGMEELIWEQYTVTLQKDSKRGFGIAVSGGRDNPHFENGETSIVISDVLPGGPADGLLQENDRVVIVNGTPMENVPHSFAVQQLRKSGKVATIVVKRPRKVQAAALRRSPSLDYEDRALDVMDDHADFDGKSARSGYSERSWRSGNGGRSQSWGNSLDQSYRDDEDRGRNKSRDRSREYSRDRSRGRSVDRSLDRDYGRDRSRGRSIDRDGGYERDYRGDYSPPSYSHGSQPDPRYVREVRSRSRDRLRSRSPSPEMHHQHEYLGPQDQNGPISVLLTKGKHNEEYGLRLGSQIFIKEMTSTGLATKDGNLHEGDIILKINGTVTENMSLSDARKLIEKSRGKLQLVVLRDRKQTLLNIPSLNDSDSEMDDISEIESNRSFSPQDDRLHHSDVDSHSSNEKLKEKPNAKDDSSSRMSRMGAMPTPFKSTGDIASAAVTVVDTNKEPKYQDDTAVSQPKPVARTILKPSPEDEAIYGPNTKMVRFKKGDSVGLRLAGGNDVGIFIAGIQEGTSADQEGLQEGDQILKVNTQDFRGIVREDAVLYLLEIPKGETVTILAQSKYEVYRDIMACGRGDSFFIRSHFECDKESPQSLAFTRGEIFRVVDTLYDGKLGNWLAVRIGNELEKGLIPNKSRAEQMASVQNAQKDGSSDRADFWRTRGQRSGGKKNLRKSREDLTAIVSVSTKFPAYERVQLREAGFKRPVVIFGPIADVAMEKLSNDLPHLYQTAKTEPRDAGSEKSTGVVRLNTVRQIIEQDKHALLDVTPKAVDLLNYTQWFPIVVFFNPDSKQGVKIMRQRLCSTSNKSSRKLYEQANKLKKNCSHLFTATINLNSANDSWYGSLKDTIQQQQGEAVWVSEGKMDGMEDDADDRMSYLTAMGADYLSCDSRLISDLEDTDGEGGAYTDNELDETMDEPRISSVSRSSEPAHHEENIRKLSSEPRAQLRKAGSREILREPSPPPAFKPEPPKGKLQNKEDQYDIPKNSDSKTSSINASSETSTASVKAAPPVSAKPAFGRPILRNTQQAVPAAEEEEEKLEEEGSEQENTPKSVQRKVKIFEEMNQKAKIQRMQELQEAQNARLEIAQKHPDIYAVPVKTQKSEQNWPQPMSCRPPEPQKPPTRPYLENRGSCGSDAEEEEEYRRQLSDHSKKGYYAQPSRYRDTEL; encoded by the exons GCCCCAGGCATGGAAGAGCTGATATGGGAACAGTACACTGTGACCTTACAAAAG gatTCAAAACGAGGATTTGGGATTGCAGTTTCTGGTGGCAGAGATAACCCACATTTTGAAAATGGTGAAACTTCAATAGTCATTTCAGATGTTCTCCCAGGTGGCCCAGCAGATGGATTACTTCA AGAAAATGACCGGGTGGTCATAGTTAATGGGACTCCAATGGAAAATGTTCCACATTCTTTTGCAGTCCAACAGCTTAGGAAAAGTGGAAAAGTGGCCACCATT GTAGTGAAAAGACCACGGAAAGTGCAGGCAGCTGCTTTGAGGAGAAGCCCCTCCCTTGACTATGAGGACAGAGCTTTAGATGTAATGGATGACCATGCAGATTTCGATGGCAAAAGTGCTCGAAGTGGCTACAGTGAAAGAAGCTGGCGTAGTGGCAATGGAGGGCGCAGCCAAAGCTGGGGAAACAGCCTGGATCAGAGCTATAGAGATGATGAGGACAGAGGGCGCAACAAAAGCAGAGACCGTAGCAGGGAATACAGCCGTGATCGCAGTCGTGGTAGGAGTGTTGACAGGAGCTTGGATCGAGACTATGGAAGAGATcggagcaggggaaggagcatCGACAGAGATGGTGGCTATGAACGGGACTACAGAGGAGACTACAGCCCACCCAGTTACAGCCATGGATCGCAGCCTGATCCTAGATACGTGAGGGAGGTGAGGAGCCGAAGTAGAGACAGGCTTCGTTCCCGTAGTCCTTCGCCTGAAATGCACCATCAACATGAGTACCTAGGACCGCAGGATCAGAATGGACCCATCAGTGTTCTCTTAACAAAAGGCAAACACAATGAGG AATATGGTCTTCGGCTTGGAAGTCAGATCTTCATAAAAGAAATGACCAGTACTGGCCTAGCCACAAAAGATGGCAACCTTCACGAAGGGGATATCATTCTTAAG ATCAATGGGACAGTGACAGAGAATATGTCTTTATCTGATGCCCGAAAATTGATTGAGAAGTCACGGGGAAAGCTACAGCTGGTTGTCCTCAGGGACAGAAAGCAAACACTGCTCAACATTCCTTCACTGAACGACAGCGACTCAGAAATGGATG ATATTTCAGAAATAGAGTCAAACAGATCATTCTCCCCTCAAGATGACAGATTACATCATTCTGATGTTGATTCACATTCATCCAATGAAAAACTAAAAGAGAAACCAAA tgCAAAAGATGATTCATCTAGTAGGATGTCCAGGATGGGTGCCATGCCTACACCATTTAAATCGACTGGTGAcattgcttctgctgctgtcacAGTTGTAGACACAAACAAAGAACCAAAGTATCAAGATGATACAGCAG TGTCTCAACCCAAACCAGTTGCAAGAACAATTCTTAAACCCAGCCCTGAAGATGAAGCAATATATGG TCCTAATACAAAAATGGTGAGATTCAAGAAAGGGGACAGTGTGGGTCTACGACTGGCTGGTGGAAATGATGTTGGGATATTTATTGCTGGAATTCAAGAAGGGACCTCAGCCGATCAGGAAGGACTGCAGGAAGGAGATCAGATTCTTAAG GTAAACACTCAAGACTTCAGAGGCATTGTTCGGGAAGATGCTGTTTTATACCTCTTAGAAATTCCCAAAGGTGAAACAGTGACAATTCTGGCTCAAAGCAAATATGAAG TCTACAGAGACATCATGGCTTGTGGCAGAGGAGACTCGTTCTTCATCAGAAGCCACTTTGAGTGTGATAAAGAGTCACCACAGAGCTTAGCCTTCACCAGAGGGGAGATCTTTAGAGTAGTTGATACACTGTATGATGGCAAACTGGGAAACTGGCTAGCTGTGAGAATTGGAAATGAACTTGAAAAGGGCCTCATTCCAAATAAGAGCAG AGCTGAGCAGATGGCCAGTGTTCAAAATGCTCAGAAAGATGGCTCAAGTGACAGGGCAGACTTCTGGAGAACACGTGGCCAGCGatctggagggaaaaagaaTCTGAGGAAAAGTCGTGAAGATCTGACAGCTATTGTATCCGTGAGCACAAAATTCCCAGCTTATGAGAGAGTTCAGTTGCGTGAGG ctggtTTTAAGAGACCTGTTGTGATATTTGGACCTATTGCAGATGTTGCTATGGAGAAGTTGTCAAATGATTTGCCTCACCTATACCAGACAGCAA AGACGGAGCCCAGAGATGCAGGTTCAGAGAAGTCAACTGGGGTAGTGCGATTGAACACTGTGAGGCAAATCATTGAACAG GATAAACATGCTCTCTTGGATGTGACTCCTAAAGCAGTGGATCTCCTAAATTATACCCAGTGGTTTCCAATTGTAGTCTTCTTTAACCCAGACAGTAAGCAGGGTGTGAAAATCATGAGACAAAGGTTATGCTCCACATCTAACAAGAGCTCAAGGAAGCTTTATGAGCAAGCAaacaagctgaagaaaaattGTTCCCACCTCTTCACAG CCACCATCAATTTGAATTCAGCCAATGACAGCTGGTACGGTAGTCTGAAAGACACAATTCAGCAACAGCAAGGTGAAGCAGTATGGGTATCAGAAGGAAAG ATGGATGGCATGGAAGATGATGCAGATGATCGCATGTCTTACCTTACTGCCATGGGTGCTGACTATTTGAGTTGTGATAGTCGGTTGATCAGTGACTTAGAAGATACAGATGGTGAAGGAGGTGCATACACCGACAATGAACTTGATGAAACCATGGATGAACCAAGGATTTCATCTGTTAGCCGGTCCTCTGAACCTGCGCATCACGAGGAG AACATAAGGAAACTTAGCTCAGAACCAAGAGCTCAGCTGAGGAAAGCTGGTAGCAGAGAGATCCTTAGAGAACCTAGTCCACCTCCAGCGTTCAAGCCAGAACCACCTAAG GGGAAGTTACAAAACAAAGAGGATCAATATGACATCCCCAAAAACTCTGACTCCAAAACAAGTAGCATCAATGCCAGCAGTGAGACTTCAACTGCATCAGTTAAAGCAGCACCACCAGTTTCTGCGAAACCTGCTTTTGGACGGCCTATCCTAAGAAACACTCAGCAAGcagtcccagctgcagaggaagaggaggaaaagttggaagaggaaggaagtgAACAAGAAAATACTCCAAAGTCTGTACAGAGGAAAGTCAAAATATTTGAGGAGATGAATCAGAAGGCAAAGATTCAAAGAATGCAAGAGTTACAAGAGGCCCAGAATGCCAGG cttgaaATAGCCCAGAAGCACCCGGATATTTATGCTGTCCCTGTCAAAACACAGAAGTCAGAACAGAATTGGCCCCAACCCATGAG
- the TJP2 gene encoding tight junction protein 2 isoform X2, with protein MYLTFREHSVALPSPCEWDWEQNCTSRPEHLAASRPRLSNSSIPHKAPGMEELIWEQYTVTLQKDSKRGFGIAVSGGRDNPHFENGETSIVISDVLPGGPADGLLQENDRVVIVNGTPMENVPHSFAVQQLRKSGKVATIVVKRPRKVQAAALRRSPSLDYEDRALDVMDDHADFDGKSARSGYSERSWRSGNGGRSQSWGNSLDQSYRDDEDRGRNKSRDRSREYSRDRSRGRSVDRSLDRDYGRDRSRGRSIDRDGGYERDYRGDYSPPSYSHGSQPDPRYVREVRSRSRDRLRSRSPSPEMHHQHEYLGPQDQNGPISVLLTKGKHNEEYGLRLGSQIFIKEMTSTGLATKDGNLHEGDIILKINGTVTENMSLSDARKLIEKSRGKLQLVVLRDRKQTLLNIPSLNDSDSEMDDISEIESNRSFSPQDDRLHHSDVDSHSSNEKLKEKPNAKDDSSSRMSRMGAMPTPFKSTGDIASAAVTVVDTNKEPKYQDDTAVSQPKPVARTILKPSPEDEAIYGPNTKMVRFKKGDSVGLRLAGGNDVGIFIAGIQEGTSADQEGLQEGDQILKVNTQDFRGIVREDAVLYLLEIPKGETVTILAQSKYEVYRDIMACGRGDSFFIRSHFECDKESPQSLAFTRGEIFRVVDTLYDGKLGNWLAVRIGNELEKGLIPNKSRAEQMASVQNAQKDGSSDRADFWRTRGQRSGGKKNLRKSREDLTAIVSVSTKFPAYERVQLREAGFKRPVVIFGPIADVAMEKLSNDLPHLYQTAKTEPRDAGSEKSTGVVRLNTVRQIIEQDKHALLDVTPKAVDLLNYTQWFPIVVFFNPDSKQGVKIMRQRLCSTSNKSSRKLYEQANKLKKNCSHLFTATINLNSANDSWYGSLKDTIQQQQGEAVWVSEGKMDGMEDDADDRMSYLTAMGADYLSCDSRLISDLEDTDGEGGAYTDNELDETMDEPRISSVSRSSEPAHHEENIRKLSSEPRAQLRKAGSREILREPSPPPAFKPEPPKGKLQNKEDQYDIPKNSDSKTSSINASSETSTASVKAAPPVSAKPAFGRPILRNTQQAVPAAEEEEEKLEEEGSEQENTPKSVQRKVKIFEEMNQKAKIQRMQELQEAQNARLEIAQKHPDIYAVPVKTQKSEQNWPQPMSCRPPEPQKPPTRPYLENRGSCGSDAEEEEEYRRQLSDHSKKGYYAQPSRYRDTEL; from the exons GCCCCAGGCATGGAAGAGCTGATATGGGAACAGTACACTGTGACCTTACAAAAG gatTCAAAACGAGGATTTGGGATTGCAGTTTCTGGTGGCAGAGATAACCCACATTTTGAAAATGGTGAAACTTCAATAGTCATTTCAGATGTTCTCCCAGGTGGCCCAGCAGATGGATTACTTCA AGAAAATGACCGGGTGGTCATAGTTAATGGGACTCCAATGGAAAATGTTCCACATTCTTTTGCAGTCCAACAGCTTAGGAAAAGTGGAAAAGTGGCCACCATT GTAGTGAAAAGACCACGGAAAGTGCAGGCAGCTGCTTTGAGGAGAAGCCCCTCCCTTGACTATGAGGACAGAGCTTTAGATGTAATGGATGACCATGCAGATTTCGATGGCAAAAGTGCTCGAAGTGGCTACAGTGAAAGAAGCTGGCGTAGTGGCAATGGAGGGCGCAGCCAAAGCTGGGGAAACAGCCTGGATCAGAGCTATAGAGATGATGAGGACAGAGGGCGCAACAAAAGCAGAGACCGTAGCAGGGAATACAGCCGTGATCGCAGTCGTGGTAGGAGTGTTGACAGGAGCTTGGATCGAGACTATGGAAGAGATcggagcaggggaaggagcatCGACAGAGATGGTGGCTATGAACGGGACTACAGAGGAGACTACAGCCCACCCAGTTACAGCCATGGATCGCAGCCTGATCCTAGATACGTGAGGGAGGTGAGGAGCCGAAGTAGAGACAGGCTTCGTTCCCGTAGTCCTTCGCCTGAAATGCACCATCAACATGAGTACCTAGGACCGCAGGATCAGAATGGACCCATCAGTGTTCTCTTAACAAAAGGCAAACACAATGAGG AATATGGTCTTCGGCTTGGAAGTCAGATCTTCATAAAAGAAATGACCAGTACTGGCCTAGCCACAAAAGATGGCAACCTTCACGAAGGGGATATCATTCTTAAG ATCAATGGGACAGTGACAGAGAATATGTCTTTATCTGATGCCCGAAAATTGATTGAGAAGTCACGGGGAAAGCTACAGCTGGTTGTCCTCAGGGACAGAAAGCAAACACTGCTCAACATTCCTTCACTGAACGACAGCGACTCAGAAATGGATG ATATTTCAGAAATAGAGTCAAACAGATCATTCTCCCCTCAAGATGACAGATTACATCATTCTGATGTTGATTCACATTCATCCAATGAAAAACTAAAAGAGAAACCAAA tgCAAAAGATGATTCATCTAGTAGGATGTCCAGGATGGGTGCCATGCCTACACCATTTAAATCGACTGGTGAcattgcttctgctgctgtcacAGTTGTAGACACAAACAAAGAACCAAAGTATCAAGATGATACAGCAG TGTCTCAACCCAAACCAGTTGCAAGAACAATTCTTAAACCCAGCCCTGAAGATGAAGCAATATATGG TCCTAATACAAAAATGGTGAGATTCAAGAAAGGGGACAGTGTGGGTCTACGACTGGCTGGTGGAAATGATGTTGGGATATTTATTGCTGGAATTCAAGAAGGGACCTCAGCCGATCAGGAAGGACTGCAGGAAGGAGATCAGATTCTTAAG GTAAACACTCAAGACTTCAGAGGCATTGTTCGGGAAGATGCTGTTTTATACCTCTTAGAAATTCCCAAAGGTGAAACAGTGACAATTCTGGCTCAAAGCAAATATGAAG TCTACAGAGACATCATGGCTTGTGGCAGAGGAGACTCGTTCTTCATCAGAAGCCACTTTGAGTGTGATAAAGAGTCACCACAGAGCTTAGCCTTCACCAGAGGGGAGATCTTTAGAGTAGTTGATACACTGTATGATGGCAAACTGGGAAACTGGCTAGCTGTGAGAATTGGAAATGAACTTGAAAAGGGCCTCATTCCAAATAAGAGCAG AGCTGAGCAGATGGCCAGTGTTCAAAATGCTCAGAAAGATGGCTCAAGTGACAGGGCAGACTTCTGGAGAACACGTGGCCAGCGatctggagggaaaaagaaTCTGAGGAAAAGTCGTGAAGATCTGACAGCTATTGTATCCGTGAGCACAAAATTCCCAGCTTATGAGAGAGTTCAGTTGCGTGAGG ctggtTTTAAGAGACCTGTTGTGATATTTGGACCTATTGCAGATGTTGCTATGGAGAAGTTGTCAAATGATTTGCCTCACCTATACCAGACAGCAA AGACGGAGCCCAGAGATGCAGGTTCAGAGAAGTCAACTGGGGTAGTGCGATTGAACACTGTGAGGCAAATCATTGAACAG GATAAACATGCTCTCTTGGATGTGACTCCTAAAGCAGTGGATCTCCTAAATTATACCCAGTGGTTTCCAATTGTAGTCTTCTTTAACCCAGACAGTAAGCAGGGTGTGAAAATCATGAGACAAAGGTTATGCTCCACATCTAACAAGAGCTCAAGGAAGCTTTATGAGCAAGCAaacaagctgaagaaaaattGTTCCCACCTCTTCACAG CCACCATCAATTTGAATTCAGCCAATGACAGCTGGTACGGTAGTCTGAAAGACACAATTCAGCAACAGCAAGGTGAAGCAGTATGGGTATCAGAAGGAAAG ATGGATGGCATGGAAGATGATGCAGATGATCGCATGTCTTACCTTACTGCCATGGGTGCTGACTATTTGAGTTGTGATAGTCGGTTGATCAGTGACTTAGAAGATACAGATGGTGAAGGAGGTGCATACACCGACAATGAACTTGATGAAACCATGGATGAACCAAGGATTTCATCTGTTAGCCGGTCCTCTGAACCTGCGCATCACGAGGAG AACATAAGGAAACTTAGCTCAGAACCAAGAGCTCAGCTGAGGAAAGCTGGTAGCAGAGAGATCCTTAGAGAACCTAGTCCACCTCCAGCGTTCAAGCCAGAACCACCTAAG GGGAAGTTACAAAACAAAGAGGATCAATATGACATCCCCAAAAACTCTGACTCCAAAACAAGTAGCATCAATGCCAGCAGTGAGACTTCAACTGCATCAGTTAAAGCAGCACCACCAGTTTCTGCGAAACCTGCTTTTGGACGGCCTATCCTAAGAAACACTCAGCAAGcagtcccagctgcagaggaagaggaggaaaagttggaagaggaaggaagtgAACAAGAAAATACTCCAAAGTCTGTACAGAGGAAAGTCAAAATATTTGAGGAGATGAATCAGAAGGCAAAGATTCAAAGAATGCAAGAGTTACAAGAGGCCCAGAATGCCAGG cttgaaATAGCCCAGAAGCACCCGGATATTTATGCTGTCCCTGTCAAAACACAGAAGTCAGAACAGAATTGGCCCCAACCCATGAG
- the TJP2 gene encoding tight junction protein 2 isoform X1, with the protein MEELIWEQYTVTLQKDSKRGFGIAVSGGRDNPHFENGETSIVISDVLPGGPADGLLQENDRVVIVNGTPMENVPHSFAVQQLRKSGKVATIVVKRPRKVQAAALRRSPSLDYEDRALDVMDDHADFDGKSARSGYSERSWRSGNGGRSQSWGNSLDQSYRDDEDRGRNKSRDRSREYSRDRSRGRSVDRSLDRDYGRDRSRGRSIDRDGGYERDYRGDYSPPSYSHGSQPDPRYVREVRSRSRDRLRSRSPSPEMHHQHEYLGPQDQNGPISVLLTKGKHNEEYGLRLGSQIFIKEMTSTGLATKDGNLHEGDIILKINGTVTENMSLSDARKLIEKSRGKLQLVVLRDRKQTLLNIPSLNDSDSEMDDISEIESNRSFSPQDDRLHHSDVDSHSSNEKLKEKPNAKDDSSSRMSRMGAMPTPFKSTGDIASAAVTVVDTNKEPKYQDDTAVSQPKPVARTILKPSPEDEAIYGPNTKMVRFKKGDSVGLRLAGGNDVGIFIAGIQEGTSADQEGLQEGDQILKVNTQDFRGIVREDAVLYLLEIPKGETVTILAQSKYEVYRDIMACGRGDSFFIRSHFECDKESPQSLAFTRGEIFRVVDTLYDGKLGNWLAVRIGNELEKGLIPNKSRAEQMASVQNAQKDGSSDRADFWRTRGQRSGGKKNLRKSREDLTAIVSVSTKFPAYERVQLREAGFKRPVVIFGPIADVAMEKLSNDLPHLYQTAKTEPRDAGSEKSTGVVRLNTVRQIIEQDKHALLDVTPKAVDLLNYTQWFPIVVFFNPDSKQGVKIMRQRLCSTSNKSSRKLYEQANKLKKNCSHLFTATINLNSANDSWYGSLKDTIQQQQGEAVWVSEGKMDGMEDDADDRMSYLTAMGADYLSCDSRLISDLEDTDGEGGAYTDNELDETMDEPRISSVSRSSEPAHHEENIRKLSSEPRAQLRKAGSREILREPSPPPAFKPEPPKGKLQNKEDQYDIPKNSDSKTSSINASSETSTASVKAAPPVSAKPAFGRPILRNTQQAVPAAEEEEEKLEEEGSEQENTPKSVQRKVKIFEEMNQKAKIQRMQELQEAQNARLEIAQKHPDIYAVPVKTQKSEQNWPQPMSCRPPEPQKPPTRPYLENRGSCGSDAEEEEEYRRQLSDHSKKGYYAQPSRYRDTEL; encoded by the exons ATGGAAGAGCTGATATGGGAACAGTACACTGTGACCTTACAAAAG gatTCAAAACGAGGATTTGGGATTGCAGTTTCTGGTGGCAGAGATAACCCACATTTTGAAAATGGTGAAACTTCAATAGTCATTTCAGATGTTCTCCCAGGTGGCCCAGCAGATGGATTACTTCA AGAAAATGACCGGGTGGTCATAGTTAATGGGACTCCAATGGAAAATGTTCCACATTCTTTTGCAGTCCAACAGCTTAGGAAAAGTGGAAAAGTGGCCACCATT GTAGTGAAAAGACCACGGAAAGTGCAGGCAGCTGCTTTGAGGAGAAGCCCCTCCCTTGACTATGAGGACAGAGCTTTAGATGTAATGGATGACCATGCAGATTTCGATGGCAAAAGTGCTCGAAGTGGCTACAGTGAAAGAAGCTGGCGTAGTGGCAATGGAGGGCGCAGCCAAAGCTGGGGAAACAGCCTGGATCAGAGCTATAGAGATGATGAGGACAGAGGGCGCAACAAAAGCAGAGACCGTAGCAGGGAATACAGCCGTGATCGCAGTCGTGGTAGGAGTGTTGACAGGAGCTTGGATCGAGACTATGGAAGAGATcggagcaggggaaggagcatCGACAGAGATGGTGGCTATGAACGGGACTACAGAGGAGACTACAGCCCACCCAGTTACAGCCATGGATCGCAGCCTGATCCTAGATACGTGAGGGAGGTGAGGAGCCGAAGTAGAGACAGGCTTCGTTCCCGTAGTCCTTCGCCTGAAATGCACCATCAACATGAGTACCTAGGACCGCAGGATCAGAATGGACCCATCAGTGTTCTCTTAACAAAAGGCAAACACAATGAGG AATATGGTCTTCGGCTTGGAAGTCAGATCTTCATAAAAGAAATGACCAGTACTGGCCTAGCCACAAAAGATGGCAACCTTCACGAAGGGGATATCATTCTTAAG ATCAATGGGACAGTGACAGAGAATATGTCTTTATCTGATGCCCGAAAATTGATTGAGAAGTCACGGGGAAAGCTACAGCTGGTTGTCCTCAGGGACAGAAAGCAAACACTGCTCAACATTCCTTCACTGAACGACAGCGACTCAGAAATGGATG ATATTTCAGAAATAGAGTCAAACAGATCATTCTCCCCTCAAGATGACAGATTACATCATTCTGATGTTGATTCACATTCATCCAATGAAAAACTAAAAGAGAAACCAAA tgCAAAAGATGATTCATCTAGTAGGATGTCCAGGATGGGTGCCATGCCTACACCATTTAAATCGACTGGTGAcattgcttctgctgctgtcacAGTTGTAGACACAAACAAAGAACCAAAGTATCAAGATGATACAGCAG TGTCTCAACCCAAACCAGTTGCAAGAACAATTCTTAAACCCAGCCCTGAAGATGAAGCAATATATGG TCCTAATACAAAAATGGTGAGATTCAAGAAAGGGGACAGTGTGGGTCTACGACTGGCTGGTGGAAATGATGTTGGGATATTTATTGCTGGAATTCAAGAAGGGACCTCAGCCGATCAGGAAGGACTGCAGGAAGGAGATCAGATTCTTAAG GTAAACACTCAAGACTTCAGAGGCATTGTTCGGGAAGATGCTGTTTTATACCTCTTAGAAATTCCCAAAGGTGAAACAGTGACAATTCTGGCTCAAAGCAAATATGAAG TCTACAGAGACATCATGGCTTGTGGCAGAGGAGACTCGTTCTTCATCAGAAGCCACTTTGAGTGTGATAAAGAGTCACCACAGAGCTTAGCCTTCACCAGAGGGGAGATCTTTAGAGTAGTTGATACACTGTATGATGGCAAACTGGGAAACTGGCTAGCTGTGAGAATTGGAAATGAACTTGAAAAGGGCCTCATTCCAAATAAGAGCAG AGCTGAGCAGATGGCCAGTGTTCAAAATGCTCAGAAAGATGGCTCAAGTGACAGGGCAGACTTCTGGAGAACACGTGGCCAGCGatctggagggaaaaagaaTCTGAGGAAAAGTCGTGAAGATCTGACAGCTATTGTATCCGTGAGCACAAAATTCCCAGCTTATGAGAGAGTTCAGTTGCGTGAGG ctggtTTTAAGAGACCTGTTGTGATATTTGGACCTATTGCAGATGTTGCTATGGAGAAGTTGTCAAATGATTTGCCTCACCTATACCAGACAGCAA AGACGGAGCCCAGAGATGCAGGTTCAGAGAAGTCAACTGGGGTAGTGCGATTGAACACTGTGAGGCAAATCATTGAACAG GATAAACATGCTCTCTTGGATGTGACTCCTAAAGCAGTGGATCTCCTAAATTATACCCAGTGGTTTCCAATTGTAGTCTTCTTTAACCCAGACAGTAAGCAGGGTGTGAAAATCATGAGACAAAGGTTATGCTCCACATCTAACAAGAGCTCAAGGAAGCTTTATGAGCAAGCAaacaagctgaagaaaaattGTTCCCACCTCTTCACAG CCACCATCAATTTGAATTCAGCCAATGACAGCTGGTACGGTAGTCTGAAAGACACAATTCAGCAACAGCAAGGTGAAGCAGTATGGGTATCAGAAGGAAAG ATGGATGGCATGGAAGATGATGCAGATGATCGCATGTCTTACCTTACTGCCATGGGTGCTGACTATTTGAGTTGTGATAGTCGGTTGATCAGTGACTTAGAAGATACAGATGGTGAAGGAGGTGCATACACCGACAATGAACTTGATGAAACCATGGATGAACCAAGGATTTCATCTGTTAGCCGGTCCTCTGAACCTGCGCATCACGAGGAG AACATAAGGAAACTTAGCTCAGAACCAAGAGCTCAGCTGAGGAAAGCTGGTAGCAGAGAGATCCTTAGAGAACCTAGTCCACCTCCAGCGTTCAAGCCAGAACCACCTAAG GGGAAGTTACAAAACAAAGAGGATCAATATGACATCCCCAAAAACTCTGACTCCAAAACAAGTAGCATCAATGCCAGCAGTGAGACTTCAACTGCATCAGTTAAAGCAGCACCACCAGTTTCTGCGAAACCTGCTTTTGGACGGCCTATCCTAAGAAACACTCAGCAAGcagtcccagctgcagaggaagaggaggaaaagttggaagaggaaggaagtgAACAAGAAAATACTCCAAAGTCTGTACAGAGGAAAGTCAAAATATTTGAGGAGATGAATCAGAAGGCAAAGATTCAAAGAATGCAAGAGTTACAAGAGGCCCAGAATGCCAGG cttgaaATAGCCCAGAAGCACCCGGATATTTATGCTGTCCCTGTCAAAACACAGAAGTCAGAACAGAATTGGCCCCAACCCATGAG